A region of the Candidatus Neomarinimicrobiota bacterium genome:
TTTCAAGATTGCGTATGACAGCGTCAACGACCAGCTCATTTTTCACAAAGGTTTCATAAGTCAAATCTTCTGTGTAGCGCTCAATTTTATCCATCGCTGCAAGTATATCTTCAATAAATAGTTTGTAATTGATCCTTCTCAAATGTAAACAACCTCTTGCAAGATTTTATCCTTGAATTGTGGTCTTAACCCTCCAATTGTAACTAAATCTACTTCCTGGCTTAGAATCTCAGCCAGAAGTTCCTTAAGATCAAAGAATTCCCATCCTACCGGTTCACTAAACTCAACTAAAATATCTACATCGCTTTCCTCCATGTATTCCCCGCGGGCATATGAGCCGAAAATCCCGATCTCCTTCACCTTGAAATTCTCCACAAGGGAGGGCTTAAGTTGTTTCAGGGCGGCTTCTATCTCGGCTCGGGTCTTCATTTTTGAAACTTTCATTTTTCACTTTGCATAGAAGGGCTCAATTCCCCATACCCGAGCCCCTAGCCCCAAGATACCCCCCTGGCTGTAGGGACCGATGGCCTCCGGGGCTTGGGCAGTGTGGATGATGCTACGCATGGATTACCTCGCGAACCGATTCAATTATAATTAGAAAATTATATTCCAAAGTATTACCTATGGTATATCTTTTCGAGAATTATTGTCTGAAGTAAGGACTGCAAGGGCGGAATCCAATGCAGTTGTACGAACCGGGCGCAGGAACAATCAAGAGAATACCGGCGAATGTCGAACTATCAGACGCCAGCACTATCTATTCACCAGTCAGGGAGGGATTTTGCAATATGTTCTTTCTTCAGCCTGTCGTTGTATTTCACTGCGGCATTGAAAGAGCCAAAAATATTCCCCAGATACCATCCCATTGATAAAACAGTTGCCGTGGTACCCGTAACCTTTAAGCCATTTCTAGCGATTTCATAGCTTGAACCCAACAACAATGAATTTATAACCAAGGCCACGAATGCAGTCTGATAGTTGCCGGTATACAGATAACCCGACCCTGGAATAATGCCCGATAAGATAGCCGCAAGAATTGGGCTCTTCGCTTTTATTCTTTCCCCATCCTGTGCAGCTATGGCCAGTCGTTTTGAAGCTGCCGCGATTGACGTATCATCACAGGTCTCCAATGCCTTGAAGTAGGCATGTGCTTCGTCCCAGTTATATAAATAGAGATTGGATACGCCCAGGAAATATTGCGACCTCGGATCGTCGGTGTTTTGTCTCAAGAAGAGGATCGCAGAGCCGGGGTGGCCCAATTTCAGATAGCTGAGCCCGGCGTAGTGGATCATTGCAGCATATATAGTATCGACATTCGATATCACCGGTCTCATCGCTTCAAAATATGAAATAGCACCCTGATAATTACCGGCCAAATAGTAACACTTTTCGATTTGAATGATACCATAGCCCGAGTCTCTGGCAGTCCTTGCACGGGTATACAAATAGCGCTCATACTCCGTTATGGCGCGGTCATACTGCTCGCTATTGTAAAGGTGATCGGCGAAATCCAGTACGGAATTTCCCTGCGGAAAAAGAGACCTATGCAATGGAATGAGAAGCAGGAAACCAGCGAGAAGTATTCTCACATTATTCCTTCGCTCTGAAAATTGACGCATTCATCTCAACAGGGTCGAGAGCATACCAGCGGCCATTTAAAACGATGGTGTCATACAGATGCAAATCATTACCGCAGCGCATCAGTCGATCAGCGGTCATGATAAGACCACGGAAGAATCCATAACGATTTATGGCCTCCCAGGCATAAGCAGAACAACTGGGATACATAAGACAACGATCACCAGCAGCAGGTGAAATGTACTCCTGGTAAAATCCAAAGGCCCATCCGTAGACGTCGGAGTCTTGATTCTTGCTGTGTTCAGGGGTAATAAGGGCCTGAGTGCTATCCTGGCCCAGTATATCGCTAGCAAATAGTACCGCTAACAATAATAATATTGGCCTGGCTCCCACAATATTTTCATAGCTGCAATGATGAAAGCTCAGCCAGGAGGTAGCCTAAATTTGTTCTAACCGCGCCTTCATTGGCCTTTCTAACACGTTCAGATGCAACCAAGGATTCCAAGAATGCTGCCTGGTATGTAGATATAATATCCTTTGACCAGACCAGTTGATTATTAGAGCTATCTACCAGATAATACCTCACGATCAGGCTGACGGTCATATCAACGCCGATAATTGGTTGATCCTGGGATACAATCATCGCATTAAGGGTGTAGTCTGCCGCCGTATAGTCCCGTACCATTTGGAAGAGTCGTGCTTCTCCCAACGCCACCAGCAACGCTCCTCTAAATGACAGGGCGTCTATTCTTGATCCCTTAATAAAGGGGTCACTTTCTTCGCCGCCTGTAACCGTCCCTAGAATTAATCTCTTATTACTGTGATGGAATGCGCCGCCGCTGACGTCAGGAACCATCTGCATCACTTGTGGCGCGATGGCACACGCTACAAAGACCAGCGGCGCTATCAA
Encoded here:
- a CDS encoding nucleotidyltransferase family protein — its product is MKVSKMKTRAEIEAALKQLKPSLVENFKVKEIGIFGSYARGEYMEESDVDILVEFSEPVGWEFFDLKELLAEILSQEVDLVTIGGLRPQFKDKILQEVVYI
- the yidD gene encoding membrane protein insertion efficiency factor YidD translates to MGARPILLLLAVLFASDILGQDSTQALITPEHSKNQDSDVYGWAFGFYQEYISPAAGDRCLMYPSCSAYAWEAINRYGFFRGLIMTADRLMRCGNDLHLYDTIVLNGRWYALDPVEMNASIFRAKE